GCTGGGGCCGGGCGGCCGAACTTATCCCCGCTCAAAGCCCGTTCTTTGTGCCTGCTTTCAGTGAAGTAGCATTCGCATTTTCACAAACATACCGCTATTTTGAAGAGTAGCGTGGGCGTTAGAAGTTCGTGCGCAGTGGCATTGAACAACGTTCCCAAGCGCAGACTCGCAGTACCCACGCTATTTCTTAACTCCCCATTCCCCTACCCCCTTTCCGTGTCGCTTACTACTGATTTTAACGACTACCGCCAGCGGATGAACGAGCGCGTGCTGGCCTACGACAACAAGGTTATCAAGCGCTTTTTCAACCTTGATACCAATGCCTACCAGGCGGGCGCAGTGCCCGTGAAAGTGAAAGAGATGCTGGGCCTGGCCTGCTCACTGGTGCTGCGCTGCGACGACTGCGTGAAGTACCACCTCGGCAAATGCCACGAAGAAGGCCTGAGCGACGAGGAAGTGTTCGAGGTGTTTTCTATTGCCAATCTTATTGGGGGTAGCATCGTGATTCCACATTTCCGCCGCGCCGTGGAGTACTGGGAAGTACTGCGCGCCGAAGCCGCACTGGCGGGTCCGAACGGGCCAGCCGCCGCTAGCCACCCGCCTCATGTCCACTAGCCCTACCCCCCCCGCCGGGGCCAGCGAGAGCGAGGCCGAGTTCAACGAGCGCTGGGAAACGCTGCTGGCGGCTATGCAGGTGCGGTTCGACCGGCGGCCCGACCTCAACGCGCTGCTGCTGCTCATTGGCGTGCAGGAGCTGGGGCAGGGCGTGGCGGCCTTCACCAAAGAGCAGAAGCAGGACCTGATGCACATCGCTACGTGCAAGCTCTTCAGCCTCAGCGGCCACTACGCTCTGGAGCGCATGGACGACGAAGGCTGGCCCCACTACCAGCTCCTTACGCCCGTGCCCTTCGCCAACCTCAAGGAGCAGGAGCGCATGCTGAAATGGCACATCCTGGAATACTTTGATGAGTTAGATTAATTGGTGGTTGTCGACCCACATGAAAATTGTTTCCTATAACCTGAACGGCTTGCGCTCGGCGCTTAGCAAGGGGCTGCTTGACTGGGTAGCCGCCACCGCGCCCGATGTGCTATGCGTGCAGGAAATAAAAGCCGGTACTACCCCTCTCGACGTGAGCGGCCTGGCGGCGCTGGGCTACCGCGCCTACCTGCACCCGGCCCGCAAGCCGGGCTACAGCGGCGTGGCCACGTTCAGCCGCCGCGAGCCCACAGCCGTGGTGGTGGGCTGCGGCGAGCCGCTGTATGATGAGGAGGGGCGGGTACTGCGGTTGGATTTTGACGACGTATCGGTGCTCAATACCTACATGCCCTCGGGCACGAGCGGACCGGCGCGGCAGGCATTCAAAGTGGCGTGGCTGCACTGGTTTCGAGCCTACGTGGCGGGGCTGCGCCAGGATGCGGCCGTGCCGCCGCTCATCATCGGGGGCGATTATAATTGCTGCCAGACGGCCCTCGACCTGCACAACCCCAAGGCCAACCAGCAGAGCCCCGGCTTCACACCCGAGGAGCGTCAGTGGTTCCGGGACCTGCTGGCCGATGGCTGGCTCGACTCGTTTCGGCAGCTGCACTCTGATGCGCCGGGCCACTACTCGTGGTGGAGCTACCGGGCTGGCTCACGCGCCCGCAACGTGGGCTGGCGCCTCGACCACCTGCTACTCGACCAAGCCCTGCTACCCCGCCTGCGCGGGGCCGGCCTTTGGCCCGATGCTGTGCACTCGGACCACTGCCCGGCGTGGGTGGTCATGGAGTAAATGGGTAAAACGTCCTGCTGACGAAGGAAGCATCTCGCCCGCGTAACTAACCCCAAACGGCAGGATTACTTACGCGGGCGAGATACTTCCTTCGTCAGCAGGACGTTTTACTCAATGACCAAGCGCTGCGACGATACGGCGTGGCCGGTACCATCGCGGAGCACGACGTGGTAGAGGCCCGCTTCCAACCCAGCGGTGCGGATGGTGGGGGCGGCCGCGTCGGCGTCGCCTATCACTTTGCTGCTAAGTAATTGACCCAGTCCTGAATAGAGATTCACCGAATAGCCAGCTACCGAGGCGGCGCTCGTGCCAAGCGTTACCAGCTGGGCAGCGGCCGGGGCCGGGTTGGGGTAGAGGCTGAAGCCAGCCACTGCGGGGCCGGCGGCCAGCACAGCCACGGGCGAGAGGGTAGCGCGGCCATCGGTATCGACTTGGCGTAAGCGGTAGTAGAGCAGGCCAGCTTGGGTGGCGGCATCCGCGTCGCGCAGGGTGTAGGCGTGCCGCGAGTTGCTGGTGCCGCCGGCTGCTACCTGCCCGATAGCCACGAAGCCCTCACCCGGCTGGGCCGAGCGCTCGACCGTGAAGCTGCTGCTATTCAGCTCAGTAGCAGTAGCCCAGCTGATTTCGGCCCCGGCCTCGCCGGGCAGCCGGCGCACGCCGAAGCTGATGAGCGTCACGGGCAGCGGGCCGGTGGGCGGGATGATGCTCAGCGCGCCGTTGGAGCTGTCAGTAAAGGCATAGTACACATCGGTATTGCTCACGGCCGTAGCTAGGCCTGAGATGCGAATGCCCACTTTTGAGAAGTTTTTGGTTGTGTTGAAGCTGATGGTCTGGCGGCCATCGGGTAGCAGGTTCACTTTGAGCAGCGACGAGCCGGAGGCCGTTTCGAGCACGTTGCCGTCTTTGTCGTAGGTCACCAGGGTCATGCGGCTCAAGGCAGCTACGTCGAGCAGGCTGCTACCACCGATTATCATACCCGCCCGGTTGCCGGCCTGGCCCACCTGTTTGCCAGCCTGGCCGGCACTATCCAAGTCCAGGATTAGGCCCTCCCAGTTGGCCACGCCAACGCCCACATTAATAGTAGCCGCCGAGTTGGGGTTGCCCGCGCCGTTGGCGGGGGTAGTTACGCCGCAGGCCACGCACAGCAGGCCGCTTGCCTGCGTCGCGTAGTGTTGCTGCCCATCAGTGAAGCCCGACGAAATTACCTGTTGCGGCGTGGTCGAGGCCACACCTACCCCATAATAAAGCTGTAGGTTGTCAAGGGCCGCCGCCACGTCGGTGCGCTCAATCGACACGGCATCGAAGGGCATGGTGGCCTGGAAGCTTACCAGCGACTTGCTGTCGGGCAGCACGCTCAGGCCCAGCAGCGACGCCCCGGAGGCTGTTTCCTGAAGCACACCATTCTTGTAGGTGCGCAGCGTGAGGCCGCCCAGCACGCTGGCATCCAGCAGCGTATTGTTTTGGCCAATCACGAAGCCGGCCTTATAAGTACCGGGGGCGGTGCCCGTTAGCGCCACTTGCAGCTGCGGGTTGCAACCCACCGACAGCAGGCTGCCGAAGGTCGCGTAGTTGGTCCGGCTGCTATCTACCGCGTTACCGGGGTTGCTTACTTTACCGGCGCAGTTCCCAGTCACGCTGTACTGGCCGGGCGTAGTTGTAGTGGAGTTCGAGGTGAGGCCCGTTACCTGCGTTCCCAGGTTCTGGCCCACGCCGTAGGCATAATACACGCTCAGGTTGGTGCCTAGGTTAGCCACCGAACTAAATTCAATCTCTACCTGGTCAAAATCGGCCGTTGAAATAAATTCCAGCTGCGTGGGGTCGCCCCGGCCCGCCAGCAGTTGCGCCTGGGCCACGCTACCCTGCACCACGCGCTGTTCCTGCGGCTGGGTGGGGGTAGGGCCGGTGCTGAGGTAAGTACGTAGCGTGATAGTACCCAGCGTATTCAGACCGAGCGACGCGCTGTTGGCCGATACCAGCACGCCGGCCCGGTAGCCGGCCAGGGCCGTGCCGTTGAGCTGGTAGCGCAGCCGTGCCGTACCCGCCAGGGGCAGGCTTATGGTGGCCGTAATGTTGGCACCCCCGGTGGGGGCCGTTACGGCCAGCTGAATTTTACCCGTGCATAAGCCGAGCGGGCAGTTATTTTTAAGGTCCGCCTGCGTAGGATTCCCGGTAGAATAATATGCTGCCCCGCGTGCGCTGGCGGCCATAAACAGGAGACTCAGCAGCAAGGCTACTACGCCAGCGTTTTTAAAGCTACTCCGCAGGGCGGAAGAGTATTTAATTTTTCCAAGAACTAGCATAATACTGATGGCTAAAGATTGAGCGTGCTTCTATTAACTCAATCAATCGGCCATTTTTTTATCTTCTTGATTATCAATAATATTTTATAAATTATTATTTCATATTTTCTCTCAAAACAGCATAATTTTCTACTTACAGGACGAATCCGCACGAACTTTGCCTCTCGTATTTAGGGTAAGCATAAATTTTATCCAGGAATTTTACACAATCACTAATTAGATGTTTTTCCTCTTTTTATAATTTTTCTAATAAAAACTTGCTTATTAAGCATTCTATAGCCGAGCTTATATTTTCCCTTCTTCCTCCTACCCCCCCGTGGTGACAACTTCTACTTATTATCATATTTGGCTTATCGCGCCGGACAGCCACTATATCACACGGCTGTGCCACCGGCTTAGTCTCAACCCTGACTACCAAGTGCGGCGCTTCTCGACGGTGGCGCAGGCGCTGGCCCACCGCCCGGCCGCCACGGCAGCTCCCAACGCGCTCATTCTGGACAGCGATGGGCCCGAGGGCCTGCCCCGGCGCATTGTGCGCAAGCTGCACGAGCGCCTGCCCGCCGCCCGCTGCTACGTGCTGGCCAGCGAGCCCAACCTGGAAGCCGAAGGCGAGCTGCTGGAACTGGGCATCAGCGCCTACCTGGCCAAAGACACCAACAGCCCCGAGTTGCTCTGGAAAGCGCTGGCGCAGGCCCGGCAGCAACCAGCCCCAGTCCCTACCCCCCCGGCAGCGCCCCAGGCCCCGGCCGGGCTGCTACTAGGCAAGCACGCCAGTATGCAGCAGGTGCGCGAGCTAATTGCCAAGGCCGCCCGCACCACCATTACGGTGTCGGTGACCGGCGAAACGGGTACTGGCAAGGAGTTGGTGGCGCAGGCCATTCATGCCGAGTCGGCGCGGGCGCGGCAGCCGTTCGTGGCTATTAACATGGCGGCCATCCCGCGCGAGCTGCTGGAAAGTGAGTTGTTTGGCCACGAAAAGGGAGCCTTTACGGGCGCGACGGCCCGGCGCGTGGGACACTTTGAGGAAGCCAACGGCGGCACGCTGTTTCTAGACGAGATTGCCGACCTAGAGCTGGTGCTGCAAGCCAAGCTGCTGCGCGTGCTGCAAGAGCGGGCCGTAACGCGCGTGGGCGGCAGCCAGCCCGTGCCCTTCGACGTGCGCCTGGTGGTGGCGACGCACCGCGACCTGGCCGCCGAGGTGCGGGCCGGCCGCTTCCGCGAAGACCTGTATTACCGCTTGCTGGGCCTGCCCATCGAGCTGCCCCCGCTGCGCCACCGGGGCTGCGACGTGCTGCTGCTGGCCGACACCTTCGTGCGCGACTTCTGTCAGCTCAACCAGCTGCCGCCGCGCGCCTTCAGCCCCGAGGCTCGCAAGCGCCTGGCCGGCTACTCGTTTCCGGGCAATGTGCGCGAGTTGAAAGCGATGGTAGAGCTGGCCGCCGTGCTGGCCGACGGCGAGCAGATAGAAGCCACCGACATTGCGCTGCGCATGGCCCCGACCGCGCCCGAGCCGCTGACCACCAGGGCCACGTCAGCGACGGCGGTCACAGCGCTGGTTTTTCCGTCGCTACGCGAGCAAACGCTGGCCATTATGCAAGCCAGCCTCACGGCGGCGAACGGCGACGTGGTGGCCGCCGCCAACCGCCTGCGGGTGGGCCGCTCCACGCTCTACCGGCTGGTGCAGAGCGGACACTTGCAACTGCCCGCCGCCTAACCCGCTAAAATGCCCGAATTTTACTGTAACCCTACCCCCTTCCCAACGGTTAAATGCCCGATGGCGGCTCGCAGCCGAGCCGCCCGGTTCTTTCCTATCTTCTAGTCCTTACGTTTATGTGGTACGTATTTTTTGCCCTGATTCTGGCCACGGCTCTGCTTGCCCTCGACACCGCCCGCAAAGTGCGCGAAATGGTTAGCCCATCGCCCGTACGCGCCTAGTTGCTCAGTGGCCCGTCGCGAAAGCGACCCGCCAACAAAAAAGCAGCCTCGCGGCTGCTTTTTTGTTGGCGGGTGCTGGCCGTTCGGCCCGGCGCTCATTTTAGCGGATAACCAGCTTGCAGAGCTGACTGGCGTTGTCGGCTTCCAGCTTCACATAGTAAAGCCCGTTGGCGAAGCGGCTCAAATCCAGGGTTTTCGTATACCGCTCGTTCAGCTCCGTTAGCGTTTCACGGTACAGGATGGTCCCGATGACGTTAAGCACGATTATTTCCACCTTGCGCCCTTCTAGGCCGCTGATAGTGAGGTGCACGATGCCGGTGCTAGGGTTAGGATACACGACGAGCGTGTTATCGCTGAGGGTAGGGCGAGTGATAGTCTGGCGCACGCCCGCATCGGCGTAAGCCGGGCCAGGTGGCAGGGCCCCCAGCGCGCCGCCCAGGCTGGCAAACCATAGTAACCCAAATAGTAGGTGTTTTTTCATAATAGTATCAACCAGAACACGGTAGCCGGGTAGCATGAAAGTTAACGACTAACTTATCTTTTGGTTTCGCAAAAGTACAATTGCCGACGCATCACTATACGTTTTCTTAGGTAAAGACAGTTTTTTATTCGCTCAAATTATGAGTTTAATCCATAATTTTTCTGCTGAGCCGACCGACGCGCTGGTGTTGGGCGGGGGGCTGGCCGGGCTGGCGGCGGCTCTCGACCTGGCCAGGCGCGGGCACCGGGTGGCAGTAGTAGAGCGGCGACGCTACCCCTTTCACCGGGTGTGTGGCGAATATGTGAGCAACGAAGTGCTGCCCTACCTGCGCCGGCTGGGGGCTGACCCGGCGGCACTGGCTCCGGCCCGTATCCGGCGGTTCGGGTTGTCGTCGCCGGCCGGGCGCTTGCTCGATAGTCCGCTCGACCTGGGCGGCTTCGGCGTGAGCCGCTATCAACTCGACGATTTTTTATACCAACACGCCGTGAAGCAAGGCGTTGAATTTGTTTTTGCCACCGTGGCCGACGTGACTTTCGATGCGGCCGCCGGCCAGCACCGGGTGGCCCTGGCCGACGGCCGCCAGCTCACGGCCCCACTCGTGCTGGGCACCTACGGCAAGCGCAGCGCGCTCGACCGGCAGCTGGCGCGGCCCTTCTTCCAGGCGCGCTCGCCCTACCTCGGCGTGAAATACCACCTGCGGCTGCCGGGCTTCGCCCGCGACGTGATTGAGCTGCACAATT
The genomic region above belongs to Hymenobacter psoromatis and contains:
- a CDS encoding NAD(P)/FAD-dependent oxidoreductase produces the protein MSLIHNFSAEPTDALVLGGGLAGLAAALDLARRGHRVAVVERRRYPFHRVCGEYVSNEVLPYLRRLGADPAALAPARIRRFGLSSPAGRLLDSPLDLGGFGVSRYQLDDFLYQHAVKQGVEFVFATVADVTFDAAAGQHRVALADGRQLTAPLVLGTYGKRSALDRQLARPFFQARSPYLGVKYHLRLPGFARDVIELHNFRDGYAGISAIEEDKLCFCYLTTRANLKAAGGGIAALEGEVLARNPRLADIMHNAEQLYAQPEVINEISFAPKQPVEQHLLMVGDAAGLITPLCGNGMAMALHGAALAAPLASRFLRGELPRPALEAAYARAWQQQFGARLRVGRAVQRLFGGPVLSELVVGGLRHWPAAVRALMRQTHGAEFG
- a CDS encoding exodeoxyribonuclease III; this translates as MKIVSYNLNGLRSALSKGLLDWVAATAPDVLCVQEIKAGTTPLDVSGLAALGYRAYLHPARKPGYSGVATFSRREPTAVVVGCGEPLYDEEGRVLRLDFDDVSVLNTYMPSGTSGPARQAFKVAWLHWFRAYVAGLRQDAAVPPLIIGGDYNCCQTALDLHNPKANQQSPGFTPEERQWFRDLLADGWLDSFRQLHSDAPGHYSWWSYRAGSRARNVGWRLDHLLLDQALLPRLRGAGLWPDAVHSDHCPAWVVME
- a CDS encoding carboxymuconolactone decarboxylase family protein: MNERVLAYDNKVIKRFFNLDTNAYQAGAVPVKVKEMLGLACSLVLRCDDCVKYHLGKCHEEGLSDEEVFEVFSIANLIGGSIVIPHFRRAVEYWEVLRAEAALAGPNGPAAASHPPHVH
- a CDS encoding T9SS type A sorting domain-containing protein translates to MKKHLLFGLLWFASLGGALGALPPGPAYADAGVRQTITRPTLSDNTLVVYPNPSTGIVHLTISGLEGRKVEIIVLNVIGTILYRETLTELNERYTKTLDLSRFANGLYYVKLEADNASQLCKLVIR
- a CDS encoding T9SS type A sorting domain-containing protein — its product is MAASARGAAYYSTGNPTQADLKNNCPLGLCTGKIQLAVTAPTGGANITATISLPLAGTARLRYQLNGTALAGYRAGVLVSANSASLGLNTLGTITLRTYLSTGPTPTQPQEQRVVQGSVAQAQLLAGRGDPTQLEFISTADFDQVEIEFSSVANLGTNLSVYYAYGVGQNLGTQVTGLTSNSTTTTPGQYSVTGNCAGKVSNPGNAVDSSRTNYATFGSLLSVGCNPQLQVALTGTAPGTYKAGFVIGQNNTLLDASVLGGLTLRTYKNGVLQETASGASLLGLSVLPDSKSLVSFQATMPFDAVSIERTDVAAALDNLQLYYGVGVASTTPQQVISSGFTDGQQHYATQASGLLCVACGVTTPANGAGNPNSAATINVGVGVANWEGLILDLDSAGQAGKQVGQAGNRAGMIIGGSSLLDVAALSRMTLVTYDKDGNVLETASGSSLLKVNLLPDGRQTISFNTTKNFSKVGIRISGLATAVSNTDVYYAFTDSSNGALSIIPPTGPLPVTLISFGVRRLPGEAGAEISWATATELNSSSFTVERSAQPGEGFVAIGQVAAGGTSNSRHAYTLRDADAATQAGLLYYRLRQVDTDGRATLSPVAVLAAGPAVAGFSLYPNPAPAAAQLVTLGTSAASVAGYSVNLYSGLGQLLSSKVIGDADAAAPTIRTAGLEAGLYHVVLRDGTGHAVSSQRLVIE
- a CDS encoding sigma-54 interaction domain-containing protein is translated as MTTSTYYHIWLIAPDSHYITRLCHRLSLNPDYQVRRFSTVAQALAHRPAATAAPNALILDSDGPEGLPRRIVRKLHERLPAARCYVLASEPNLEAEGELLELGISAYLAKDTNSPELLWKALAQARQQPAPVPTPPAAPQAPAGLLLGKHASMQQVRELIAKAARTTITVSVTGETGTGKELVAQAIHAESARARQPFVAINMAAIPRELLESELFGHEKGAFTGATARRVGHFEEANGGTLFLDEIADLELVLQAKLLRVLQERAVTRVGGSQPVPFDVRLVVATHRDLAAEVRAGRFREDLYYRLLGLPIELPPLRHRGCDVLLLADTFVRDFCQLNQLPPRAFSPEARKRLAGYSFPGNVRELKAMVELAAVLADGEQIEATDIALRMAPTAPEPLTTRATSATAVTALVFPSLREQTLAIMQASLTAANGDVVAAANRLRVGRSTLYRLVQSGHLQLPAA